From a region of the Candidatus Methylomirabilota bacterium genome:
- a CDS encoding type II toxin-antitoxin system prevent-host-death family antitoxin — translation MTKHTRVSIRELKSRLSHYLRLVKAGESVEIAERGTPIGRIVPTILPIEGRIEALAQSGLVLWNKRKLTPLAPVARVRGKHTVADLLIEDRE, via the coding sequence GTGACGAAGCACACGAGAGTCAGCATACGGGAACTCAAGAGCAGGCTGAGCCACTACCTGCGGCTGGTCAAGGCCGGAGAGTCGGTAGAGATCGCCGAGCGGGGAACGCCGATAGGCCGGATCGTGCCGACGATCCTGCCGATTGAAGGCCGCATCGAAGCGCTGGCCCAGTCGGGCCTCGTGCTCTGGAATAAGCGCAAGCTTACACCCTTGGCGCCCGTGGCCCGGGTCCGAGGAAAGCACACCGTGGCCGATCTGCTGATTGAGGACCGCGAGTGA